In Providencia hangzhouensis, the DNA window CTGCGAGTAGCTGTTCTATATAAAAATTTTTAAGCTAACATATTCGAAAAAACATATATAAGGTTGAGATATGAAAAAACTAGAAGTTTTTGACCCAGCGTTATGCTGTAGCACTGGTGTTTGCGGAACTGAAGTCGATCAAGCATTGGTAGACTTCGCAACAGATGCGGATTGGTTAAAAAAACAAGGGGCAAGTATAAGGCGTTTTAATTTAGCGCAAGAGCCTATGGAGTTCGTTAACAACACAAAAGCGAAAATATTTTTGGAAACCGCAGGTGCCGAGTCACTTCCACTATTTATTCTTGATGGTGAGATTGTGCTGACTGGTCGATACCCAAAACGACATGAGCTAGCCAGATGGTTTGGTATCCGACCGAATATTGAAAAAGCTGAAAGTGTTAAATCGTGTTGTGGTAATGGTAAAACGTGTTGTTAACAGGAGCAATAAAATGAAATTTTTAGATAACACACCTCATTATTTATTTTTTACTGGAAAAGGTGGGGTGGGTAAAACCTCTATTTCCTGTGCGACCGCAATTAAGTTGGCTGAAAAAGGGAAAAAAGTCTTACTGGTGAGCACTGATCCAGCTTCTAACGTTGGGCAAGTATTCTCTCAATCGATAGGCAACAATATTAAGCCAATAACATTGGTTCCAAATCTACTTGCTATTGAAATAGACCCTCAAGCCGCAGCCGAAGAACATCGAAACAAAATTATTAATCCAATCAAAGAAAGTTTACCTGAAGCGGTAATTCAAAGTATTACGGAACAGCTATCAGGTGCCTGTACCACAGAGATTGCAGCTTTCGATGAATTTACTGGGTTGTTAACCAATACCGAAATTACAGAGCAATTTGACCATATCATTTTTGATACCGCACCAACGGGGCATACCAT includes these proteins:
- the arsD gene encoding arsenite efflux transporter metallochaperone ArsD; its protein translation is MKKLEVFDPALCCSTGVCGTEVDQALVDFATDADWLKKQGASIRRFNLAQEPMEFVNNTKAKIFLETAGAESLPLFILDGEIVLTGRYPKRHELARWFGIRPNIEKAESVKSCCGNGKTCC